In the genome of Siniperca chuatsi isolate FFG_IHB_CAS linkage group LG17, ASM2008510v1, whole genome shotgun sequence, one region contains:
- the LOC122864861 gene encoding myosin tail region-interacting protein MTI1-like isoform X3, whose protein sequence is MWGLHVQAAEFLFSAQNKTVFVCSVISVCMRTRMKIYSCLLAFVLGCNVTAEIQQKIIREKASISLRCPHSVEGKVTWSREINGNKVDILTVEADGDIRHNDPRRRYSSLADKTLHIRRAAVSDTGRYFCNNEPAVELTVIPSGHKVPPTMTTTPKTTTTTPPPPPTTRRTTPPPLPAPSTPPSPPTTRRTPPPPPTTRRTTPPPLPAPSTPLVNTAAPEDQQLQHGLVFGITTGLLLVLILILIIIVLSFRRHRSNRRGNEETYIYDEILNGLVSPTTNGVGSSAGPTAAQPMTTFARTSQLKDSTYVLLGKPKAPGNNSEQYLHSFT, encoded by the exons ATGTGGGGTTTACACGTCCAGGCAGCTGAGTTCCTTTTCTCAGCTCAGAATAAAACAGTGTTTGTCTGCTCAGTCATTTCAGTCTGTATGAGGACGAGGATGAAGATCTACAGCTGCCTGTTAGCCTTTGTTCTGGGCTGTAATGTCACTGCAG aaatacagcagaaaataaTCAGGGAGAAGGCCTCCATCTCTCTGCGATGTCCTCACTCTGTGGAGGGTAAAGTGACGTGGAGCAGAGAGATTAATGGAAACAAAGTTGACATACTTACAGTTGAAGCTGACGGAGATATAAGACACAATGACCCACGCAGACGATACAGTTCATTGGCAGATAAGACACTTCACATTCGCAGAGCTGCCGTCTCAGACACTGGAAGATACTTCTGTAATAATGAACCGGCTGTGGAGCTGACGGTGATCCCATCAG GTCATAAGGTACCACCAACAATGACGACAACACcaaaaactacaacaacaacaccacctccacctccaacaACAAGACGAACCACGCCTCCACCTCTTCCAGCACCATCAACACCACCTTCACCTCCAACAACAAGGCGaacaccacctccacctccaacaACAAGACGAACCACGCCTCCACCTCTTCCAGCACCATCAACACCGCTGGTAAACACAG CTGCTCCTGAAGACCAGCAACTACAGCATGGTTTGGTGTTTGGAATAACTACCggcctcctcctcgtcctcatcctcatcctcatcatcatcgtctTGTCCTTTAGGAGACACAGGTCCAACAGACGAG GAAATGAAGAAACATACATCTATGATGAGATACTGAATGGATTAGTGTCTCCAACTACAAATG GTGTAGGAAGCTCAGCTGGACCAACAGCTGCACAGCCCATGACCACTTTTGCAC GTACATCACAGCTGAAGGACTCCACGTATGTTTTACTGGGGAAACCCAAAGCACCTGGAAACAACAGTGAACAATATTTACATAGTTTCACCTGA